The stretch of DNA AGATTTCAAATAGGACAAACTCTCTATCGCAGTTTATATGTTGTAAAGGTATATCAATTCAATCAAAGCCAAGCTACACAGAGCTTGGCTTTTTTCATTTCAAGCCTGAACTGAAATCAAAACAATGAATACATATTTGAAAACAAAGTAGAGGCGAACTAAGTATATCTTTGTCGTACAGGACTCACGAAGGCCAGGACATTGAAGTCTGGATTTTTGTGCTTTAGGGGGAAAAGGAATCGAAATGTCTAAAATGTTGCTTCTATGATTTTCCCCTCGGGCGTGCGAGGAAGATATTGCGTTCATACAAACAAAACTATTTATTTGGCTCGGCTAAATTTCAGACCGAGTGAATGTTTAAATAATTTACCAACACGCCAGCGACTTGGATCTTTTGGATAATCTTTAAAGATGCCAATATCCTTCAATGGACCATGATCATTTTCAATGCGACTCGTATTGATTCCATTTTTGTTTAAGCGTTCCTGAGCCTGCAGTTCAACTCCGCTTGTGGAGAATAGACTTTTAAATAAATTCAAAATTCAGTGGAATTCTCCGCCTTTAAAGAATCAAACAAGGACAAGCCTGAACTAAATTCTCGAGCTCGATTTGGTCCGGTCAAAAAAGTTAGGTGAAGTTTTTTCGGTATTTTGGGACTCATGGACTCCACTATAGGCGAAATTAAGAATCATGAAGGTCATTCGTTCAATCGAGATAGAGTGGGACTATTCTTTTGCTGAAAAGACATTTCAAAAATTCTACATTCGAACCGGTTTTTAACCGTCCTATAAAGGGAGGCTTGATTCTTTTGAATCGAAAAACAAGGTAAAGCATGAATCCTAAATTCTTCAAATACTTGTATTTCACGATCGGTGTTTGAAGTTGTTTCTTTAAAAAGCGTGGCTCATTCATTTTAGCAAATCGCCGAGTTTTGCATAAAAAAAATCTGAATCTCCATTCAATTCCTAAAAACTAAGGAAGAGCGTTCCGCTTTTATAAAGAAGTGAATTCAAAGAAGATGAATTAGAAAATCACATGACGGATTTAATAAGGTAGTTTTTTAGAAAATTATAATTGATTGTTTTTAGAACTCCAGTTTATCCAAGGCATTTACCTTGTAAGTCGTTCTTTTTTTATCATGTTTCTTTCTTACAAAGAAGAATTCACTTTTTCTGTTTTTCTCTCGAGAATGGTCAATTTTGATCGAGCACTCAAATTAAACGGAGATTTTCTATCGCTGATCTAAATACCATTTCGGCAAATCTCAAATTATTGATCTGATGCTATTCCAAAGTGCTCAATCGAAGGTAATTCGAGCTGGCAAATCTAGGAAAAGATATAAAGAATCATTCGCTAAGAAAATTTAAATGAGCAAACTGACACCGAAGGTTGGTTTCATCCGAGATCGCTATCGATCTTGGAAAATTATGGCGAACTCATTTCTACTTTAATAGATTTTCAATTTCCTCAGTTCATTGCGTTTTTTGTTTCAAAGTATAATTTGATGTCTTTGCATAGGAACGAATTTTGGTAGAATTGAACTTTTGGCCGAAGTTACGACCATTCTTTTTTTCAAAGCGAAATTCATCTTAGAAAAAAAAGTGCAAATTTTAACAGGAAACATCCTATACCTAAACTCGAAAGAACTGTTTTCAGTATGGGGAAATAAAAAAATCTAACTCCGTAAGTCACATTCGACCACTTTCCAACAATCGAGGAAGCAAAGAAACAGGGAAGAATTCCAAATCAAAGCGAGTTTCCACATCGGATCTTTTGATTCCAAAACGACATCTTAAATCTTTGCAAAGGAAAATTTTGAAGTTTGGTTCTCTAAAGAAATTTCTTCATTTTCTACTCCTAACGAATCGTTCAAAGTTTCGATCGCTCTGTATCATTCCAAAGAATGAAAAAACAATTTATCAAAGTATAAATCAGGACTTAGTGCGATTTTCGTTTCGACCTGATTCTGCCGATTGGGCGGAATTACGAGTTCTCGCAAGATATTATGGCCTTTCGATCTGCAATTTGTTCGTCATTCTCCTAGAGATTGGAGAGGAGGGATCGTCTTCAAGCGGGTCCCCTCCTTTTCTCCCCTACAAAGCCAAAAGTTTGGACAGTAAAAGAAATGAGATGACCTTGATTCAAAGGATTCTACCTGGAAGAAGGTATATTTCCTTTTCCCTTTTTCTTAGAGGGAATTTATCGAGAAAGTTTGCTTCTGATTCTTAATCCTCCTAAGACCGGGTGTTCGCAAATTTTGGCTGGTCTTCCGTCCCAAAAAAATCATAGAAGAATGGCCCTTAAAAAAATTGAAAAAGCACAATTTTTTTTCTGAAAATCGCTCTTCGTCGAAACTTCTCGGAACCGGAATCGGTATGAGGACAAAAAAAGAAAAGCAACCAGTCAGACATCTAAGGCTTCTAAAGCCGCACCGTTTAAGTAAAAATCTTTCCATCGAGAAAGATTTTACCGTTTCAAAATCCGGAGGCGATACGAAGAAAATCGGATCTCCTTCTGATTTAAATGTTCCGGAAGAATTGATTCCTTACCTGGAAAAAAGAATTCAAAAAGCGGGTTCGCTCCGGATTCTTCTGAACCAATGTCTTCGGAGAAAAACTTTCTTGGGATTGATTCAGTTTCATTTTCCAAGGAAGAAAATCGGGTATCAAAAGCAGAAACTCCAATTGGTGAGATTCTCCTTTCGACCCTTTGAGGAAGATTGGATAGAACTCAAAAGACTCTCTTTTTTTCATGGAATTTCTATGTGCCGGATGTTCGTAAAACTTTTGGAAATGGAATTTGTTCCCCCGAATTCCAACCGCCTTCGGCTTCCTGAATTCGCTGAGGAAAAAATTCCATCTCCCACAGTTCCCCTCATTTCCACTGATCAGCACATCCAAGCCGAAGACTTGAGCATTCTTCAAGAAGGAGAATTCATTCAAATAGCGAGTTGAGTTTTCGGGAAGGATAGAATAGTACGAAGTAAAGGCTGTCTTGAGTAGGCGGTGAAATCCCTCAGATACAGCATTTGATACCCCATGCTTGGACCATCGATCTTTAGCCCATTTGTAGCGAATGTCTTTTGAGCGAGCAGAATGGTTTACGGATCGATGGTTAGAGTAGATTCCCCAAAGCCAAGGATACCCTTCATCCGTCATGAGTGGCGTATGTAAAGGGAGGTGATCCTTGATGATTGGTCCTAAGGTGTTTGCCTTTTGATTTGGAACAGAATGAAAGAAGACAGAGACCTAAAAAACTTTCATAAAAGAGGAACTTCCTTGACCCTTCTTCAGATCTAAATTTGAGAATATAGTAAATATTTTCTTGAAACTGAAGATTCCGGTCTTAGAGTGTTCGAATCTTAGTCATTAAGAAAATTTTGGAGTGTAGGATGTTCCGAGAAATGAAAAGAATTTTTGCTTTAACTCTTATTTTTAGTTCGTTGTTTTTTTCTTCTTCTTTGTTTGCGGCGGGGACTTATTCGGAAGGTTGGGCGGTTGTAAAACTCATTCAATTTGAAAGTCGTGGTGTTGTATTCGATTCTCATGAAGGCCTTCTTGAATTTACCACTTTTGACAAAGCGGAAAAATGTGAAGCTTCGAAAGACGAATGTTTTGCACCGCTTAAAGAAAAGGTTGAATTTAGCGTTCGTCCGGAAAATGGCGAAGTTGTAAATTTTTTGAACAACAACTTGAATCAAGAAATTCTGGTTCATTATAGAATTCACCGATTTGAACCAATTGCACTTTCAACTGATTTTGAGGTGATTGGAGCGATGAAACAATTGCCATCCTTTCCGAAAGACGCGGTCGATAAGATCATAGTAGAAAAGTCCGGTGCGAAACGGAATTTCTCCGTTGCGGGAAGAATTCTAAAATTAGAATACCAAGGAACCATGATTGGAACCTATGAAGGTCTTTACTTAGATGAGGTCCGAGGGAAAGTTCATCCTTTTTCCATTACAAATGAAACAGTCGCAACCTTTGCTTGGGATACGATGAAGTTCGGGACGAAATACTTTCTCGGAGTCTCTGTCGCGTTTGCTACCGGTTGGAGAAAATCAGATTTTGATATTTTCGAGATCAATTACAAAGCTCCTGCTGGTGGTGCTTATCCTGAATTGAAGAAGTGATTTTGAAATAGAGATATTTTTCTTAAAAGAGGACGGAACTCCGCCTTCTTTTAAGAAAAAACGCTTCTGGAACGAAGGTAGAATGTAAGAATTATCCCTTCTCTTTCTCTATGTATTTTTCGAGATCGATCAGGTCCGTAAGCCAATCGGAAACATTTCCTGCCCTGTCCTTGATTCTTGCTTGGAGGAGGAGTCGCCTCTTGTATTTCCCGAAAACTTTCGGAATTTTTACAAGGATCATCTTTCGATCGGATTCAAATTCATAAGGATACGTTTCTCCATCCAATAAGATTTCCGCCCCACCTCCGTAGCCCGAACCAATGTCCGATACGGAATACATTCTTTCTATGATAGAATTTGGACGGATCTCCGTTTCAAATCTATGACGGGAGATCAAAAAGGGATGTTCAATCTTCGGTTTTGAACGGTCTTCCAGAACAGCGACGATTCCTATTTTGTTTAAAATGGCGTTCATTCCGTCAACCGAGGGCGTAGTTTTCAGAACTCCCCATCGTTTTGTCCCTTCTTCAAAAAGGTAAAGATTTTCTCCTTTTCCTAATCTTCGTCCTTTCCAGAGAAATTTCGCTTCTCCGGACCAACTTATACCGGTGGATTCGATTTCAATCAAATCACTCTTAAGAATCAATCCTTCCGGTAAGATGAAATCGGCCGGTCTTCCGACCTTTTCAAAGAGAATATTACCTTTCCCGAAAGTGTTTCCTTTCGGAGTAAGAAGAGAAAATCTTCTCTCGGGTGAAAAAAATTCGTTGGAAGTGGTTTTTTCAATTCTTCCTTTCGATCCCGTATTGAGAATTCGGAGTTTCAAAGAAGAGATATTGCCCTCTTTGTCCCCCGCAATGATTTCGAGAGGAATTTCTTCTCCCTCTCGAAAAAGTTTCAGGTCGATACTCGGTTTGAGCGTCGGAAAAAGATTGTAAACATAGACGGGTGGGTTGAGAGAAGAACGATTGGAATCGTAAATGGATTGGTGGTCTCTCGCCTCCGCATAACTCATTTTTTCAAATTTTCTTTCGTATAGAATCTGAAGTCCGGAAAGAAGTCTCGCGAAATAGACGTTATTTTTGTTCCTCGAATTCATCCTATCAAAGGCGCCTAACTTAATTCGAACTTCTCCTCCGACTTTGAGCGGTTCCGGATCGTTTGTCTCGTAAACCCCATTCTCTTTTTTTATCAGAGGAATTCGAAACTTCTCTCCGTCGGACGAATCAACGTACAAAACCAACATTTCGGGCGGAGTTCCGTCCCTATCCGTCATTCTTAAATAAGCGAGCGGATTGAAGATGTCCCCATTCCCATGGAGTTCAAAGTGTAGATGTGGAACACCGGTTCCGGATTCTCCAATCCTTGCGACTGCTTGACCTTGTTTTATCGAAAATCTCTGATCGGAAAATTTGACCGAAAAAATTCCGTCGCTCAGAAGATGAAGCGCCTGTCTGAGATTCTCCAATTCTTTCTTTGCACCTTCTAAATTGAATAGGTGGGCGAACTTTGCCCGCAACCCGGAAGGAGAACGGACCATCAGATTTAGGCCGTATCCGGTCGGTGATTCTGAAATCGATTCTACAAATCCGTCAAAGGGCGCGATGGCCGGAAGACCGTTCACATGAAAGGTTTTAAAGTCCGCTCCCATGTGCAAGTGGTGCACTCTGTATTCGGCAAAGGAACCGGAGATCGGAGTCTGAAACTCCATCGGAAACCGAAGTTTTCCCTGAAGTTCGGGAAATAAGAGAAGTTCTGGACGGTCCTCCGCGCTCAGCGCGCTCAGCGCACTCAGAGCAAGGAATAGGATTCCACAGAAGAAACCTTTAAAAAGAAAGAATCGATTCATCCTCCCAAGAAAATGGAATTGAATTCGGAATTTGTAAAGCCGAAAAGCACATCCGAAAAATCTCTTGCCCGGAGGTACGACCAAGAAAGATCCTTCTAACTATGTTCTTTGGCCGTCTGGCATTTTCGATCCTAACGATCCTCTTCCTTTTTTCCTGCACGTATTTTACGAGAGAACCGAGAAACCCTCCTAAGATCGACGGGGTTCCGATTCCCGACGATCAGAGAAGACTCTACGTTCAAAATTTCCGAAACAATTCTTATGGAATGGGAATACAAACTCTCCTTACCGAATTGGTTCGTTCGGAGATCGATTCGAGAGGAAGATTTATCCAAACGAGAGAGAAGTCACTCGCGGCCTATCGCCTCTACGGAGAAATCGTTCACTATCAGCTTGTTGGAAATCTCTTGGATCAAGGAGGGCAAGCGATCTCCCGAGAAATGTCCGTCATCGTCCGACTCGAACTCCAGAAAGCCGGGGGACAAAAAATTCCCTTGGAAAGAGAGGAGATTCAGGTTAGAATTATGTTTTCAGATCAAGTTGGATTTCGCGAGAGCGAGAGCCAAGCCCAGTCCCGTCTCCTAAAAATCATGGCAGTCCGAATCTCCGAAGAGATGGAAAGAGCCTGGTATTTTTCTATTGCCGGAAAGATTGATCCCTGATAATCTTGACCCGCCCCTTGAGTAATCTCTTATGAACCGAGAAAAACAAGAAGCCATCTTAAACAAAACAGAACCCGCCGTCCGCATGGAAATGCAGACGTTTTCAGAATACCTTCAGAAAGAAGGACTCAAGATCACCAGTCAGAGAATGTTAGTTGCGGAGAGAATTTTTTCTCTTCACAATCACTTCACTGCGGAAGGCCTCTTGGAAGAATTCAAGGACCAAAGAGATCAAATCTCTAAGGCAACGATTTATAGAATTCTTTCGATCATGGTCTCCGCAGGTCTTCTCCAAGAACATAACTTCGGAAAAGATTACAAATACTACGAACATATCATCGGACACAAACACCACGATCATATCATCTGCACAGTCTGCGGAAAAATTGTAGAATTTGTAGACGAAAGAATCGAACAGCTTCAAGAGCAAGCGGCGAAAGACAATGGATTCCGAATCACAGGTCACAGTTTAAACATCTACGGAACCTGTAGCGAACACACTTCCGGTAGATGATATTTAGAACTACTTCAGAAGATCCAAACACTCGAGCACGAACAGGAATCCTCGATCTCAACGGAGTGAAACTGAACACTCCCGTCTTTATGCCGGTCGGTACTCGAGGAGTTGTCAAAACCCTCGATACGGAAGATCTGGAAGAACTTGAGTATTCTCTAATATTAGGCAACACATATCACCTCTATCTTCGTCCGGGAACTTACGTCTTGGATCAGTTCGGCGGATTGAAGAAGTTCATGACTTGGAAAGGAGCTCTTCTCACGGACAGTGGAGGATATCAGGTCTTTAGTCTCAATTCTCTCTTTAAATATGAAACGGACGGCGTTCGCTTCCAATCTCATATCGACGGAAGTCGTCATTACTTTACACCGGGATCGGTGATCGACGTGCAGAGAAGTATCGGCTCTGATATCATGATGGTCTTGGATGATTGTGCACCTTTTGATTCGAGCCCGGAACGTCTGAGACAATCTCTGGAACGAACTCATCGTTGGGCAGAAATGTCCGTCGAACACTGGGAAAAGAAGAAGAATTCTCAGCATCTCTTCGGAATTTTTCAAGGAGGAATCGATCTGGATTCACGTCTTGAAAGTTTGAAAGCAATCGCATCATTGCCGTTTGACGGAATCGCGATCGGCGGACTCTCCGTCGGAGAACCAAGAAAGGATTTTATACGAATCTTGGACGGAATTTCTTCTCACACAGATCGAAGTCGGCCTCTTTACTTGATGGGAGTGGGAACTGTTCCCGATATTTTGGATGGAGTGAAGAATGGAGTCGACATGTTTGACTGCGTCCTTCCGACCAGAAACGCGAGAAACGGACAAGTCTTCACATCTTTAGGAAAGGTGAATCTCAGAAATGAGAAATGGAAGAACTCCGACGCGCCGATGGACCCGAATTGTCAGTGTAAGGTTTGCAAAAGATACAGCATTGGTTACATCAGACATCTTCATCACGTCGGAGAGATCACTGCATTTTCTCTTTCAACGTTTCATAATTTGTTTTTTATGAAAAACTTTCTCTCTGAGATTCAAAAATCCATTCAGGCTGGAGAATTTTTAGAAACGTATGCCAGATGGAAAAATTTGTACGAAAAGCCTGAATTTTCCGGTTGACTATTTAAAGAATCGCCTTTCCTTTAGTAGAGCTGGCCGGAAAGAGACAGAAAGGAGTTGCTGATTATTTATGGAAATAACCAGAAGAGAAAGCGGGAACATTGTGATTCTGGACATAAACGGAGAGATCGATCTCTACAATGCCCCAGAGATAAAAGATGTAATCGCTAAACTCATCGAGGAACAAAAATATTATACCATTATCAATTTGGAAAAAGTTTCCTATATTGACTCCTCTGGTATTGGTGCACTGATTTCCAGCCTTTCCAACCTGAAAAAGTATCAGGGCGGATTAAAAATTATCAATGTCTCCGGATCGGTAAGAAAGGTGTTCGAGCTCACAAAGCTAACTTCTTTCTTTGAGATTTTTGATAACGAAGCTGAGGCAGTGTCTGCCTTCAAGTAAGATCGGATTCTTAATTTATCCTACCTTTTCTGAACCTGGTGCCGCAATGAAATCAATCCAAAGAAAAATATCCTCCGCTTTTATAATTTTACTTACGGGCGTCCTAATTGCCTGTGGTGCTGAACTTCCGATTCAGGAGTTAAGTGACGCAAAGAATTCGATTACGAGAGCAAAATCTGCCGGTGCGGAAAAATACGCACCTGCGGAATTAGAAGAAGCTCGTAAGAGTCTATTGAACGCGCACCAGAAAGCTTCCGAAGAAGATTTGGCGGAAACAAAAAAGTCTGCCGAATATGCGAGAGCGAAAGCGTTAGACGCTTCCGAAAAATCCTTTCCTTCCGCTGTTGACGAAGCAAGAAAGGAATCTACTTCCTCGATCGATTCTGCGGACGAAGCGTATGCGGCTCAGTTGGCATCGGAACCTTATAATTCTGCGGTTCAGCTTCGTAAAGAAGGAGACACGCTTCGGGAAACTGCGGATAGAACCTTAGAATCGTATCCAAGAGAATCCGGAGATGATGCAAAGTTAAGAACTCGTCTGGCCGCCTTTGATCAGTATGAAGCATCACGTCAAAAATATGCCGATTCCAAAAAAGCCGCGGATGAATCGAAGGTGTTGGCTCTTTCTCAGAAACAACAACTCATCGATTCTCTTGCCGATATCGAAAAAAATCTAAACGACGCGGACAAGTATGCGGAAGGGAAAGATCCTGAAGTTTCGGAAACAAGAAATCGTCTCGATTCCGCTAAGACAAAGATTGAAGACGGAAAAATCAAAGACGGCTATGCCGATATTGATGAAATCCGTAAGAAGTCCGGAGAACTCGTAGCAAAAAATATCAAAGCGTATGCAGAAAAGCAAAAGGAACTCGCGAAACAAAGTATCGCATCCGCCACGACTAAATTAGCATCTTTTGATAAAACAAAAATCAACGCTTCCAGAGATTTCCAAGTATCTTACCAAAGAGCGGAAGAGAATCTAAAGGCCGCAGAAGAATCCAGAGTTTCCGCTGAAGATCTTTATTCATCTGAAAAATACGAAGATTCCATTGCAAGGTCCGAAGAAGCCATTCGTCTTTCCAGAATTGTGGTCGATCAGTCCGCCGAACTCGCTGAGAGAATGGAAAGAAAGACATCCAGTGATAAAGTTGCTAACCGCGATACGAAAACCGGAAAAGATGGAAAAACCGACAAAACGGAAACCACGGATGGAAAGAATTCTTCTCAAAAATGGGGAGAAGATGGTCTTCCGGAAGGTTGGAAACGTTATGTGGTTCGTAAAAAAGTTCCGGCGGATTGTCTCTGGAGAATCGCAAAGGACAAGAGACACTACGGAACTTCGAAACTTTGGAAGAGAATCTACGAGGCGAATCGTGGAAAGATCAGAAATCCAAATCTGATTTTCCCAAAACAAGTATTACTCATTCCTCCAGCAAAAGGACCGACGAAGTTTGATAAAACTAAGGCCCCTAGCAAGAAAAAACCGGCCGCGGCAGAAGAAGTAGAGGCTATTGAACAAAATCAAAAGCCGGCAACTACGGAAGAAGCAGAGCCTGAAACCGGCGGTGAAGATGCAGAGAGCAAAAAGAAGAATGAAGTGAAGGAACCGGAAACATCCGGGGACGAAGCTGGTTCGGAAGCGGCTCCTGAAGAAGAAAACGCCGAAGAGGAAAATCCGGAAAATCTACAGTAAGAATTTCGGTCTTCTGTTGGTGAAGGCTTGGTCTGCGACCAAGCCTTTTTTGTATCCGGAGTTCCGTCCACTTTTTCACGGCAATGTCCGCCTCGCGAAGGAAAGCCGTCCTTATTTTACAATTTCGAAAATTATGCCGATCAATATCGGAAGTCCGGCCAGGACGGCGGCTCCTACGTTGGTCCCACCTTGCTTTTTACATTCTTCCAATTTTTCCATCTCATTCAATTTCGAATCTTCTTCTATTTTTTGAGTTTTCTTCGAAATAAAATCCAAGTAAGTAAAATTCCCCATCAGACCAAAGACCAGACTTCCACCTCCAAAAGCGGAATTTGGAATTTCTTTTTCAAAGAAGTATGTCGCAACAATCGAAGCGCCTATAATCAGCGCGAAGTAAATGATCGAGATCAGATACATCTTCCGATAAGAATACCATATCGGACCTAAGAGGATGGCCGCCCAATTCCACGAATAGATTTTCATAGAAGATGAACTTTTTTTCATCTTTCCCCATTTCTTAAAATAGTATTCGGCTTGGTTTCCAATAAATTCGCGATTTTGATCTTTCTCAAAACTATTCAAAAGGCTCTCTAATCTTTCTTTTCCTTTACCTTTCACAAAAATCTCCTCTTTCCTTTTTTCGAATGATCGGCGTTATTCTTGCAACCGAGTTTTTCTTTTTTTTAAAATTCCTAAATTTCGCTCTTTTGTTTCGCGTTAGATCCACTCAAAGAGTGTTTCTAGGAGGAATCTCTTTCTCGAACGGAAGCCGGTTCTTAGAAGGATTCCTCGGAGAATTTTACGATCGACCTTTAAGAATTTTCCGGAAAATTGTTCTCCACGATCCCGCCTTTTTGTTTTCGGAATTCCTAGAGAGAATTTCCATTCTCCCTTTTGAAGAAAATTTTTGA from Leptospira stimsonii encodes:
- the lptE gene encoding LPS assembly lipoprotein LptE, with protein sequence MFFGRLAFSILTILFLFSCTYFTREPRNPPKIDGVPIPDDQRRLYVQNFRNNSYGMGIQTLLTELVRSEIDSRGRFIQTREKSLAAYRLYGEIVHYQLVGNLLDQGGQAISREMSVIVRLELQKAGGQKIPLEREEIQVRIMFSDQVGFRESESQAQSRLLKIMAVRISEEMERAWYFSIAGKIDP
- a CDS encoding DUF2628 domain-containing protein, with product MKKSSSSMKIYSWNWAAILLGPIWYSYRKMYLISIIYFALIIGASIVATYFFEKEIPNSAFGGGSLVFGLMGNFTYLDFISKKTQKIEEDSKLNEMEKLEECKKQGGTNVGAAVLAGLPILIGIIFEIVK
- the lsa26 gene encoding surface adhesion protein Lsa26, with product MFREMKRIFALTLIFSSLFFSSSLFAAGTYSEGWAVVKLIQFESRGVVFDSHEGLLEFTTFDKAEKCEASKDECFAPLKEKVEFSVRPENGEVVNFLNNNLNQEILVHYRIHRFEPIALSTDFEVIGAMKQLPSFPKDAVDKIIVEKSGAKRNFSVAGRILKLEYQGTMIGTYEGLYLDEVRGKVHPFSITNETVATFAWDTMKFGTKYFLGVSVAFATGWRKSDFDIFEINYKAPAGGAYPELKK
- a CDS encoding M23 family metallopeptidase is translated as MNRFFLFKGFFCGILFLALSALSALSAEDRPELLLFPELQGKLRFPMEFQTPISGSFAEYRVHHLHMGADFKTFHVNGLPAIAPFDGFVESISESPTGYGLNLMVRSPSGLRAKFAHLFNLEGAKKELENLRQALHLLSDGIFSVKFSDQRFSIKQGQAVARIGESGTGVPHLHFELHGNGDIFNPLAYLRMTDRDGTPPEMLVLYVDSSDGEKFRIPLIKKENGVYETNDPEPLKVGGEVRIKLGAFDRMNSRNKNNVYFARLLSGLQILYERKFEKMSYAEARDHQSIYDSNRSSLNPPVYVYNLFPTLKPSIDLKLFREGEEIPLEIIAGDKEGNISSLKLRILNTGSKGRIEKTTSNEFFSPERRFSLLTPKGNTFGKGNILFEKVGRPADFILPEGLILKSDLIEIESTGISWSGEAKFLWKGRRLGKGENLYLFEEGTKRWGVLKTTPSVDGMNAILNKIGIVAVLEDRSKPKIEHPFLISRHRFETEIRPNSIIERMYSVSDIGSGYGGGAEILLDGETYPYEFESDRKMILVKIPKVFGKYKRRLLLQARIKDRAGNVSDWLTDLIDLEKYIEKEKG
- a CDS encoding Fur family transcriptional regulator, with the translated sequence MNREKQEAILNKTEPAVRMEMQTFSEYLQKEGLKITSQRMLVAERIFSLHNHFTAEGLLEEFKDQRDQISKATIYRILSIMVSAGLLQEHNFGKDYKYYEHIIGHKHHDHIICTVCGKIVEFVDERIEQLQEQAAKDNGFRITGHSLNIYGTCSEHTSGR
- a CDS encoding DUF1564 family protein; the protein is MRTKKEKQPVRHLRLLKPHRLSKNLSIEKDFTVSKSGGDTKKIGSPSDLNVPEELIPYLEKRIQKAGSLRILLNQCLRRKTFLGLIQFHFPRKKIGYQKQKLQLVRFSFRPFEEDWIELKRLSFFHGISMCRMFVKLLEMEFVPPNSNRLRLPEFAEEKIPSPTVPLISTDQHIQAEDLSILQEGEFIQIAS
- the tgt gene encoding tRNA guanosine(34) transglycosylase Tgt, encoding MIFRTTSEDPNTRARTGILDLNGVKLNTPVFMPVGTRGVVKTLDTEDLEELEYSLILGNTYHLYLRPGTYVLDQFGGLKKFMTWKGALLTDSGGYQVFSLNSLFKYETDGVRFQSHIDGSRHYFTPGSVIDVQRSIGSDIMMVLDDCAPFDSSPERLRQSLERTHRWAEMSVEHWEKKKNSQHLFGIFQGGIDLDSRLESLKAIASLPFDGIAIGGLSVGEPRKDFIRILDGISSHTDRSRPLYLMGVGTVPDILDGVKNGVDMFDCVLPTRNARNGQVFTSLGKVNLRNEKWKNSDAPMDPNCQCKVCKRYSIGYIRHLHHVGEITAFSLSTFHNLFFMKNFLSEIQKSIQAGEFLETYARWKNLYEKPEFSG
- a CDS encoding STAS domain-containing protein, yielding MEITRRESGNIVILDINGEIDLYNAPEIKDVIAKLIEEQKYYTIINLEKVSYIDSSGIGALISSLSNLKKYQGGLKIINVSGSVRKVFELTKLTSFFEIFDNEAEAVSAFK
- a CDS encoding DUF1564 family protein gives rise to the protein MRPLSNNRGSKETGKNSKSKRVSTSDLLIPKRHLKSLQRKILKFGSLKKFLHFLLLTNRSKFRSLCIIPKNEKTIYQSINQDLVRFSFRPDSADWAELRVLARYYGLSICNLFVILLEIGEEGSSSSGSPPFLPYKAKSLDSKRNEMTLIQRILPGRRYISFSLFLRGNLSRKFASDS
- a CDS encoding lipoprotein LipL71; translation: MKSIQRKISSAFIILLTGVLIACGAELPIQELSDAKNSITRAKSAGAEKYAPAELEEARKSLLNAHQKASEEDLAETKKSAEYARAKALDASEKSFPSAVDEARKESTSSIDSADEAYAAQLASEPYNSAVQLRKEGDTLRETADRTLESYPRESGDDAKLRTRLAAFDQYEASRQKYADSKKAADESKVLALSQKQQLIDSLADIEKNLNDADKYAEGKDPEVSETRNRLDSAKTKIEDGKIKDGYADIDEIRKKSGELVAKNIKAYAEKQKELAKQSIASATTKLASFDKTKINASRDFQVSYQRAEENLKAAEESRVSAEDLYSSEKYEDSIARSEEAIRLSRIVVDQSAELAERMERKTSSDKVANRDTKTGKDGKTDKTETTDGKNSSQKWGEDGLPEGWKRYVVRKKVPADCLWRIAKDKRHYGTSKLWKRIYEANRGKIRNPNLIFPKQVLLIPPAKGPTKFDKTKAPSKKKPAAAEEVEAIEQNQKPATTEEAEPETGGEDAESKKKNEVKEPETSGDEAGSEAAPEEENAEEENPENLQ